The following DNA comes from Lentibacillus sp. Marseille-P4043.
TGCCATCAACCGTAATATTCTTTTCCTCCATCCCTTCAAGAAGAGATGATTGCGTTTTTGGTGATGTCCGGTTTATTTCATCGGCCAGTACAATATTTCCTAAAATCGGCCCGGCCCGAAACTCGAATTCTAGTTCCTTCGGGTTATAGATTGATATTCCGGTAACATCTGATGGTAATAAATCAGGGGTAAATTGAATCCTGCTAAACTCACAATCCAATGATTTTGCCAATGTGCGAACAAGCATCGTTTTCCCTACACCCGGGACATCTTCAAGTAGCACATGGCCCTGAGCGAGGAGTGCCACCAAACTTAGGGTAGCTACTTCATCCTTTCCAATCATCACTCTATTAATATTCGATAATACGTTTTCTATTTTTTCATTATACATAATCGTCTCTTGCATCTCGTTATTAACCCCTTCCTAAACAGCAAATTCCTATCATTTTGCCTACATTAACTATACTAAAAATACACGATGAAGTAAAAGCACAATTATAGGTAGTTTTTGATTATTAAAATAATTGCTATATCCATTGTTTGCTGTTCAGAAAGGTTTTATACTTTGGCCTCTAGGATTTCTCATCCGTCCCTTTTTCCTCCTTCTTCCATGGCGGGTCACCAAAATTGTGAAGCTTGCGATTAAGTTTATACGTTATAAACGGAACAAGAAATGCTAACACTGCACAAACAATTAACGTCGTTTCATCTAAAAGCCCTAGAATATCCTTCCACATCCCTTTTTCACCCATTTCATCTAATCTTTTGTTTCATTGACGGATCCCATTGTTCTAGCTTTAGCTGTTGCAGACACATGAAACGTACAATTGGAAAAATAATTTTCTCCACGGTCCCAATCTTCTTTAATCTTTAGCCATTGATCATAATGTCTTTGTTTTAACATATCATCAATTCTAAAAACATCCGTCTTTAAATCTTCCTGTGTCTTCTTAATCGTGCGATTGGCTTTCTTTTCAATCTCCTTGGCAACTTGCTTTTCAATTTCGGCTAAGGTTTTTCTTTCCAAAAGATTTTCCGACCCAAAAGTCTCAGAAATAGCGCCTTCTACATTTATGGAGACAGAAACAGTCACATTATTAATATCTTTGGCATCTAGCTCCATCTTACTTTTCAGGTCTTCTATCTCATATGTAATCGTTTCTTCATCTAACTGAATTTTTATTGCTCCCTCCTGTACTTCTCCATTGATAAGATTTAGTCCCTTTGTTTCTTCCCCGCTAAGTGTGCCAACCATCCGGTTACCATAACCTTGAAAAACCGCAACTCCATCGTACTTAATGCTCTTTTCAACCGGAGTCACCCGAGGAATGACGTAACTTGTTTCATCTAATAAATATTCATGCACTCGGCCAATCCTTACTGGTTCAACCTCAGCTGCTGTTTTAAAGCTGTTCTCCATTACTAAATCAAGATACATAGCAGGGAGCTTTTCATTTTCCGGTTTCGTATCCAGTATTTTTTTAGCATTTCCATCTGAAATCATGATTTTGATACTCCGGCGCATTTCCGGGTTACGAAGGAAAAAGTCCATAATGCTGCCGAACAAGTCTGGTGTACGAGCAACCTTATTCGAAATAACAATAATTTTTTCATGTTCATAAAATGGCGCCCGACTTGTTAATTCAGCCATTTCCCGCGAAATCTCAAACATGCTTTCCCCAGATGCTGATATGTTGTTAAATGCCTTCTGTCCACCACCACCTTGCATTGGTGCTCCCAAACCCGCAGGCACAACAAATTGATTGGTTAACGATAAAACGTATCCGCCACTCTCTTTCTCTTCAGTCATATCAATAGCTGAACCAACAATGAACCCCCGCTCCTCAATATCGACCTGATCCCAACAGCCAGTTAGCAACAAAACCAATGAACTCGATAGGAGAAACATTATTTTTGGTTTAATCAACTTGTTTTAACCCCCTTAGTTTGGCGATCAAGCTCAATAAAACAGTAACTACAACCGTAAAACCGACTGCAAAATAACTTAAAACCGTTCCAGATGTGGAAACGGCCACTAAATCTTTCGGCAACATCGCCATGACATATACAATAGGTGACAAAATAAAAATCACCTTCAGTTTTGGTGTATGTTTAAAAATAGAACCTAATGCAAATACAGCAATATCAAAGGACATTACTGTTGTATTAAAAATAGCCATGATCCAAATAACAAAAAATACGGATTCAAATCGTTCAAAGAATCCACCAGGTATGTCGACCTCTTTTGCCAATTCAATGGTTGGAAAAAGCAGATTTGATGTAACCGCATTACCAAACACACCGATACACGTAATAAAAAGCAAGATATAAAGTACGATTGGAATACACATCCCAATGACCGCCATTTTCGGTGTTCGCTCAGGTTTTCTTACTAACGATATATAAAACAAAATAATACCAAACCCCATGTAAGAGGTTAGGCCAGTTGTGATACCAGTTTTATAACCACCCATCGTTGTTTGAAAAACAGGTAGCAGATTATCAAATGAAAACCACCCCAAATTAAACATCGGTACGGCAATCCCGATCAATATGATAATTGGTAAAAACATCATGTTTAAGCGGAATATACCTGCCCTTGAACCCGATACTGCATAGACCACGACGAGCAAGAAGGTAAGAGCAACGACTTCAACTGGTGTTCGATTAAATAAATATTGTTTAGCAATATCCGATATTTCCCTAACTTCATAAGCTGCCAACATAAGACCAATCATTGCAAAAATAAATGTGAATACGATTGCTATCGGTTTTGTGACAATTTTCGATGTATAAGAAAGAAATGATTGGTTAGGGAACCCTGCTGCCAATTTAGCCATCATCCAGGTGATAAAAGTAATAAAGATCCCACCTGCTACTAGTGGAATCCAACCATCCACCCCCATTGTTGCTGTAGCAATCTCCTTCGGCAGCGAAAGAATTCCAACCCCAATTACCATGGAAGGAATCGCGATTAAAATTTCCCGATGACTAATTTTTTCGTCGCCATATTCGAACCATTTCATGATCCTTCTCCCCCTTTATTTGCAGATTCAGGATCCACTGTATCAAGGTATTGCGGGCGTTTTGTTAACACTTGGATTGGCGCGCGTAAAACAAGGTCCTTCCAATCTTTGAAAAAGCTTGGTGCAAAGGGGGCAGAGAAAGGTACACCAACACTTTTTAAATTGACGATATGGATATTGATCATAATGTACGCAAGAATAATCCCGTAGAGCCCAAACGCTGCAGCAGCTATCATAAAACCAAAGCGAATAAACCGAAATGAAATAGCTACACTGTACGCCGGCAAAGAAAAAGAAGAGATAGCTGTTAAAGCAACTACGATAACCATAATCGGGCTGACAACGCCCGCTTGTACCGCCGCATCCCCAATAACCAGACCACCGACAATCCCGATTGTTTGGCCAATCGTTTTTGGCAATCTAGCTCCCGCTTCACGTAACAGCTCCATTGTCACTCCCATTATTATCGCCTCCACAAACGCTGGAAACGGTACCCCCTCTCGTGTAGCAGCGATTGAGAAAGCTAATTTTGACGGAATCATTCCTTGGTGAAAGGAAGTGAGCGCAATATATAAGGCCGGCACAAACATTGCAATAAATGCTGCTAGATATCGCAATGACCTTAGTAGTGTACCAACTGACCAGCGTTCATAATAATCCTCAGGTGTCTGCAATGCATCGCCGATATTAAAGGGTACGATTAAAACAAGCGGCGTTCCATCTAATAAAATTGCCACTTTCCCTTCTAATAATGCGAGTGACACTTTATCCGGTCTCTCCGTATTCATTATTTGCGGAAAAGGGGATAAAAAACTATCTTCAATCCATTGCTCAATATACCCTGATTCTGGCGCATCATCCACATCAATGGTCTTCAGTCTTCGTTCAACTTCCTTCAATATATCGGGATGTGTAATTCCATCCATATACGTGACAACCAAGTTTTTCTTAGAGCGACGGCCGATTTTATGTGTTTTAAATCGTAAATTAGGATCACGAATATAACGCCTAATGAGCACCATATTTGTTCGTATATTTTCAACAAATCCTTCTCTTGGCCCACGAATAACCGGTTCTGTCACCGGTTCTTCTATCGAGCGGCTTTCCCAACCCTTTGTATCCATAATTAGTACTTCATCAATACCATTTAAATAAAAAACTGTACTTCCATAAAGAATGGCATTTGTTACATCATCAAGGGTGTTCCCCTTTTTAATATCGCTTACCGAAATCATTTCCTGATAGATGATCTCTAGCAGTTGCTCCGTATTGTCAGGTAATTCCTTTCGTTCCGTCACACCTTGAATCCGAAGAAGAATATCGTTATGTACTTCATTAGAGTCCACTAGTCCATCGATACAAACAATTGCACCCTTATGATTAGAGTTTCGTATCGTAAATTTCCGGATTATCAGATCATTTGGCTTCTCTAACATTTTCTCAATGTTATCCATATTGGTGTCTAACTGATTTACGATTTCAGAAGAGAAATTCTCTTGCTTGTTCTGTTCCTCTTTCTTTTGGTTCTTTTTATTTTGTTTAAAGAATGAACCGAATGACATATAATCCCCCACCATCACAATAAGCTGTTTCTCTTTTGTTTCCCCTCTTTACGTAACTTTATACAAAGGCAATGTTTCGTGTATAAGTAATCCAATAATCGAGAAACTAACAGTTACTTAAGGTAATTTAAGGAGGATAACGAATTAATGGATCAGAAAATAAACCTAACATCTGCGGAACATGCTCAAATATGGGGGGCTTATCAAAATGCTAGTCTAATGACTTGTGTGATGAAATACTTCAATGAAAAAGTAGAAGACGAAGAAATAAAACCCGTGATTCAGGATGCCCTTTCTATGGTTGAGTCCCATTTAGAAAAACTAAAACAACTATTCGAAAAGGAAAATTATCCGCTTCCGGTTGGTTTCACAGACGAAGATGTCAATACAGATGCACCAAGACTATATTCGGACAATTTCTTTTTACAATATGTTTTTCAAATGGGGATGCTTGGCATGGGAGCATTTTCACAGGCGATAAGTATGTCAACACGAGAAGATATTTATCTATTTTTCTCAGATGGTTTTCGAGAATACAATGCACTGCATCAAAAAGCTTCCTTGGTTTCATTAACGAAGGGACTATACAATCGCCCCCCTACCATTCCGACCCCTACAGAAGTGGATTTTGTTAAAAAACAAAGCTTCCTAACAGGCTGGTTTGGGGAACGGAGACCATTAACTGCGATGGAAATTGCCAACTTATTTTCCAATATCCAACGGAACAGCTTAGGGGTCGCGACATTAACAGGCTTCCAACAAGTTGCCAAGTCGAAAGAAGTAACAAAATATATAACCCGGGGAATAGAAATTGCCAAGAAACATATCAACGTATTTAGTTCCGTTTTAAATGAAGGTAATGTACCCGTACCAGGAGGATCTGATGCAATGGTAACGGACACTTCCCAGGTTTCACCATTCTCAGATAAATTAATGATGACCCATGTTACCGCCATGATTACGATCGGGATTAGTTTTTACGGGATGAGTATCTCAACAAACATTAGACGGGACTTAGTTACCCATTATACACGTCTTAGCGGCGAAATTGCCCTATATTCCGAGGATGGTGCCAACATTATGATCGACAATGGCTGGTTGGAAGAACCGCCACGTATGGTTGATCGCAATGAATTAGCAAACAAATGAAAGGAGAAATAAAATGGAAAACAATGAGAAACATGTAGAACTAACAGCAGCAGAGATTTCCAGTCTTTGGACATCATATCAAAATGACACGATGGCTATATGTGGTTTGCGTCATTTTTTAACAAATGTGGAAGATGAGCAAATTCGTAGCGTACTCGAACACGTCCTGCGTATATCCCAAGAACACAAAAAGAAACTAACAACCATATTTACACAGGAAAACTATCCAATTCCACAGGGTCTTACCGAAAAGGACATTAATTTGGATGCTCCACGGCTTTTTTCTGACCGAATTTACCTTGAATTGATTGTCAATATGGTCAATTTCCATTTAGCAATTTATGGATTGGCCCTGTCACAGGTTGAACGGGATGATTTAATCAGTTATTTCACCGGGGCTTTAACGGAATCACAAGAAGTTAATAAAAAGGTTAAAGAAATCGCAAAAGATAAAGGGCTTTTAATTAGCTATCCAGAAATCCCCAAGGCACAACAAATTGATTTTGTCACGAAAAATAGTTTTTTAACCGGATGGTTTGGCGACCGCAGACCACTGCTTGGTGTGGAAATCACCGCACTCGTTTTAAACGCAAAACGTAATGCACTGGGAGAAGCAATCATTACCGGTTTTGCCCAAGTTGCTAAATCAAAGGAAGTAAAGAAATTTTTTAAAAAGGGACAAGAAATAGCCAGTAAACAACTGGAAGTATTTACATCGATATTACGAGAAGATTTAATTGCTGATGGTTCCCGCGTCATGACTTCTGAAGTAACGAAGTCAACCGTTGCTCCATTTTCGGATAAGCTGATGATGGTTATGATCACAACACTTATTGCTTCTGGTATGGGGCAATATGGTTCCTCTATGTCCGTAAGTCCCAGACACGATTTAGGCGTCCAGTATACTCGATTGATAGCTGAAATAGCCAAGTATTCCAACGAAGGGGCTAAACTTATGATCGATAATGGCTGGATGGAACAACCTCCAATAGCAGCGGATCGAAAAGATTTAGCGAAATAGGTCTGCCGCGTGCAAAATAGAAAGAAGAATAAAAGTTACCGATTAGAAATGCTGCTATGGAGTATTGCCTTTCCGGGGTTTGGACAACTGTTAAATTCAAAATATGTAAAAGGTCTCGTATTAATTGGATTGGAATTTTTAGTTAACGTTATGGGTAATTTTAACACCATTATTGTATTAAGTTTTCATGGAAGAATTCAAGAAGCGATCGAACAAACGAATTACCAATGGCTGATGTTTTATCCTTGTTTGTATTTTTTTGCAATATGGGACGCATATAAAGATGTAGGCGGTGGGAAAAAGCCTTACTCTTTTATGCCGTTTGTGTTTTCTGCTTATTTTGTTACAGTCGGCTTAATTCTCTCCCCAACTGTAACAATATTCGGCGTACTTATCGGACCCATGTGGCTACCAATACTATTTTTACCAATTGGAATTGTCATCGGCTTCATTATTCAATGGATTCTGCGAAAGATCAATGCTGGTGAGTCTGGTGAGGGTATGTGAAACATAGGTCATAAATCAAAATACCCTCTCCATCCTGTTTGAATAATTCACTAGGTTCGATACAATGTTATACATAATGCAAAATAGCACACCACAATTTTAGGGTGTGTTTTCGTTTGTTATACAAACTTTTTTGGGAGGGCATTATTTTGATAGAAGGGTAAATCTTGTTTAAAAGTGGGGCAAATGCCATGAAAAAACTCGAAGGTGTTGGTGGCATGCTTTACTTAACCAACAAAACTTTACACCATATACCACATAAATTAAACATCCAATCAGGTGAAACGTACATCCCACTTGAAACAATAAAACGCTTTGAGACAAAAAACGATTTTTTAATTTTACGGAATAAGCTCATCATTATTACTAAAAATGACGAACAAATTAAATTCAGGGTAAACAAAAGACAAGAATGGGCTAAAAAATTAAATGAAGTACTAGAATGAATGAAAATTGTCCATTGAAATTCATGCATGTAATGTTATAATTAAATCATTCTAAAATCGCATTCACTCATATAATCGCGGGAATATGGCCTGCAAGTTTCTACCGGTTTGCCGTAAACAAACTGACTATGGGTGGCAATGGACGGGAAAAAATCATGGTTCACACTTACATGGTTGCTTTTCTATTTCTTTCGATATTACAGCTCGAAGGACGTTGCTCCACTCATAACATGAATGGATGCACGGTCTTTGGGCTTTTTTAATGAATCGAAGACCGTAACATAACGAGAGGGGAAATAGATTGTGCAAACATTAAAGAACAAAATTCACCAAGAGGGTAACGTACTTTCAGACAACGTTCTAAAGGTTGACTCATTCCTAAATCATCAGATTGACCCACAATTGATGAAAGAAATCGGAGAAGAATTTGCTGAACGTTTTCAGGATGCCGGTATTACGAAAATTTTAACCATTGAATCGTCTGGCATTGCACCCGCAACAATGACCGGTCTTGTGTTAGGAGTACCTGTCCTATTTGCCCGCAAACGAAAATCATTAACATTATCAGATAATCTTTATACGGCGAGTGTTTATTCTTACACAAAAGATGAAACAAATGATATTTCTGTATCAAAGGATTTTATTCAACCTAGTGACATTGTACTAGTTATAGATGATTTTTTAGCAAATGGACAAGCAGCACTTGGATTGATTGAAATTATAAAGCAGGCAGGGGCATCACTTGCAGGGGTTGGAATCGTTATTGAGAAGGGGTTCCAGCCAGGTGGCAAGCAAATTCGCGATCGTGGTATACGTGTTGAATCCCTAGCAAACATTGCGTCATTAGAAAATGGGCAGGTCGAATTTTTCAAGGAGGTTCATGCGTAATGAAAAATGCATCTAAACAAGTAACCTTGGGCATTCAACATCTATTGGCAATGTACGCAGGAGCGGTGATCGTACCATTAATAATCGGCGGCGCACTAGGCTTTAACGCAAACGAGTTAACCTATCTTGTTTCGATCGATATATTACTGTGCGGAATTGCCACGATCCTGCAAATTACGACCAATCGATTTGTCGGGATTGGCCTTCCGGTCGTGCTTGGCTGTACGTTTACGGCTGTTGGTCCGATTATTGCAATTGGTGGAGAGTATGGTATATCAGGAGTATATGGATCGGTTATTGTATCTGGATTAATCATATGTTTGATCAGTGGCTTCTTTGGAAAACTTGTCAAGTTCTTTCCACCTGTTGTTACAGGTTCAGTTGTTACAGTCATCGGGATTACACTCATTCCTGTTGCTGTAGATAATCTAGGTGGTGGTGCAGATGCAAGCGACTTTGGATCACTTGCAAATGT
Coding sequences within:
- a CDS encoding spore germination protein encodes the protein MSFGSFFKQNKKNQKKEEQNKQENFSSEIVNQLDTNMDNIEKMLEKPNDLIIRKFTIRNSNHKGAIVCIDGLVDSNEVHNDILLRIQGVTERKELPDNTEQLLEIIYQEMISVSDIKKGNTLDDVTNAILYGSTVFYLNGIDEVLIMDTKGWESRSIEEPVTEPVIRGPREGFVENIRTNMVLIRRYIRDPNLRFKTHKIGRRSKKNLVVTYMDGITHPDILKEVERRLKTIDVDDAPESGYIEQWIEDSFLSPFPQIMNTERPDKVSLALLEGKVAILLDGTPLVLIVPFNIGDALQTPEDYYERWSVGTLLRSLRYLAAFIAMFVPALYIALTSFHQGMIPSKLAFSIAATREGVPFPAFVEAIIMGVTMELLREAGARLPKTIGQTIGIVGGLVIGDAAVQAGVVSPIMVIVVALTAISSFSLPAYSVAISFRFIRFGFMIAAAAFGLYGIILAYIMINIHIVNLKSVGVPFSAPFAPSFFKDWKDLVLRAPIQVLTKRPQYLDTVDPESANKGGEGS
- a CDS encoding GRAM domain-containing protein, with product MKKLEGVGGMLYLTNKTLHHIPHKLNIQSGETYIPLETIKRFETKNDFLILRNKLIIITKNDEQIKFRVNKRQEWAKKLNEVLE
- a CDS encoding DUF3231 family protein, which gives rise to MDQKINLTSAEHAQIWGAYQNASLMTCVMKYFNEKVEDEEIKPVIQDALSMVESHLEKLKQLFEKENYPLPVGFTDEDVNTDAPRLYSDNFFLQYVFQMGMLGMGAFSQAISMSTREDIYLFFSDGFREYNALHQKASLVSLTKGLYNRPPTIPTPTEVDFVKKQSFLTGWFGERRPLTAMEIANLFSNIQRNSLGVATLTGFQQVAKSKEVTKYITRGIEIAKKHINVFSSVLNEGNVPVPGGSDAMVTDTSQVSPFSDKLMMTHVTAMITIGISFYGMSISTNIRRDLVTHYTRLSGEIALYSEDGANIMIDNGWLEEPPRMVDRNELANK
- a CDS encoding DUF3231 family protein, which gives rise to MENNEKHVELTAAEISSLWTSYQNDTMAICGLRHFLTNVEDEQIRSVLEHVLRISQEHKKKLTTIFTQENYPIPQGLTEKDINLDAPRLFSDRIYLELIVNMVNFHLAIYGLALSQVERDDLISYFTGALTESQEVNKKVKEIAKDKGLLISYPEIPKAQQIDFVTKNSFLTGWFGDRRPLLGVEITALVLNAKRNALGEAIITGFAQVAKSKEVKKFFKKGQEIASKQLEVFTSILREDLIADGSRVMTSEVTKSTVAPFSDKLMMVMITTLIASGMGQYGSSMSVSPRHDLGVQYTRLIAEIAKYSNEGAKLMIDNGWMEQPPIAADRKDLAK
- a CDS encoding Ger(x)C family spore germination protein, which gives rise to MIKPKIMFLLSSSLVLLLTGCWDQVDIEERGFIVGSAIDMTEEKESGGYVLSLTNQFVVPAGLGAPMQGGGGQKAFNNISASGESMFEISREMAELTSRAPFYEHEKIIVISNKVARTPDLFGSIMDFFLRNPEMRRSIKIMISDGNAKKILDTKPENEKLPAMYLDLVMENSFKTAAEVEPVRIGRVHEYLLDETSYVIPRVTPVEKSIKYDGVAVFQGYGNRMVGTLSGEETKGLNLINGEVQEGAIKIQLDEETITYEIEDLKSKMELDAKDINNVTVSVSINVEGAISETFGSENLLERKTLAEIEKQVAKEIEKKANRTIKKTQEDLKTDVFRIDDMLKQRHYDQWLKIKEDWDRGENYFSNCTFHVSATAKARTMGSVNETKD
- a CDS encoding GerAB/ArcD/ProY family transporter, with amino-acid sequence MKWFEYGDEKISHREILIAIPSMVIGVGILSLPKEIATATMGVDGWIPLVAGGIFITFITWMMAKLAAGFPNQSFLSYTSKIVTKPIAIVFTFIFAMIGLMLAAYEVREISDIAKQYLFNRTPVEVVALTFLLVVVYAVSGSRAGIFRLNMMFLPIIILIGIAVPMFNLGWFSFDNLLPVFQTTMGGYKTGITTGLTSYMGFGIILFYISLVRKPERTPKMAVIGMCIPIVLYILLFITCIGVFGNAVTSNLLFPTIELAKEVDIPGGFFERFESVFFVIWIMAIFNTTVMSFDIAVFALGSIFKHTPKLKVIFILSPIVYVMAMLPKDLVAVSTSGTVLSYFAVGFTVVVTVLLSLIAKLRGLKQVD
- a CDS encoding xanthine phosphoribosyltransferase — its product is MQTLKNKIHQEGNVLSDNVLKVDSFLNHQIDPQLMKEIGEEFAERFQDAGITKILTIESSGIAPATMTGLVLGVPVLFARKRKSLTLSDNLYTASVYSYTKDETNDISVSKDFIQPSDIVLVIDDFLANGQAALGLIEIIKQAGASLAGVGIVIEKGFQPGGKQIRDRGIRVESLANIASLENGQVEFFKEVHA